CAAACAGCACAAAGCCGGCCGCACACAGCATCTCATGATAAAATCACTTCATCCACTTTCACTCAACGAGAAAAATAGTACGCAACAAATGGGCGACAAAAGGAGGGATACAGCTTTGATACAATATGAAATCTGTAGTACCGCTCAACAAGAAATTTGAAGCTGTTCTGCTTCCAAGATAGGCTACAACTTTCAACTGGAAGCATCAGCACCGCGGTAAGCGCGGGGTCGAATGAACAAGCAAGGAATCAAATCAACGCACTTTTGCATCAACTAAGACATCTAGTAGTAGTCCTGCAAAAAATCACGCGTGCACGTCACAGATACTAGTCATCAGATGCGAACTAGCGTTGCATTGTGCCACTGACATGACACGACCCGACCGTCATCATCTATCCCAGCTGGCTTGCCGGCTGTTGGTgttgggcggcggcgtcctcctccgcctGGGTGGGCAGCTTGAAGCGGCAGAGCGGGCAGAAGCTGCTGACCGAGAGCCACTCCACGATGCACTCCCCGTGGAACACGGGCGCGCACGGCATCGTCCTCAGCGCGTCGCCGGCCTCGTACCCCTCCCGGCACACCGCGCAGCAGgtctcctcgccgtcgccgcccgtggTCGCCATCATCTCCGGCAGGCCCGCCACGGCGCTGGCTGCGGAACCCGCCGCTCGTGGAGAGCCGCGCGGTGAAATAAGTGGGGGCCGAGCCGCCATCGTCGACGTCGAGGTCCACGCTGGGCGTGGCCACCATCGCGCCGCCGTAGAACTCGTGGGGCGCGGTGCGCATGATGCGGGTGCGGCGGGGTCCAGGTCCTCctcctgtcgccgccgccggccgccggccgcggtaCATGTGGTGCGGCATCAGGAAACCTTCCGGCGCACGCGCCACCTCCATCTGCGCCGGCAGCGCGTACGTGCACGGTGCGCGCCCCTGCTCGTGCTCCGACGGGTACGGACAAGCGATCAAGAAGGTGGAGTCAGCTGAACTGtgtgcggcgacggcgacggcggtgccCTCGGACCATCAAGAACAATCAAAATGCAAAGAACTGAATCAGCGGGTTGCCACGGCCATCAAGCCGCACCCGTTCTTGGGCGGCGTCAACTGGCGCTGCTCCGGTGGGTCCGCCATCATACACACCCATGGGCCCATGGCCTCTCGAACTCCCATCTGATCGTGCACTCTGTTTCTGTTCGTCACATCGCGACGGACGGCCACCGCCCGGCGGCACCTGACGTCCGGCGCCCCGCCGCCTCAACCAGCataaaccgccgccgccggtagcAATCCAATTCCACTCGCCCACTCCATGCCGCAGCACGCGCTGCTCCGCCACCCACCGAACCAGAATCGGAGGCTGTTCGTCTCACCTGGCCACGAGCCCGCATCGATCTCGCGTGGCGGCAGCATGTCCCGTCGCGTGGGCGCGGCCCTTGGCCGGTGCTTGGAGCTGGAGCACGTCATCATCAGCCGCTTCCACTCGGGAAGCCCCGGCCTCGACGACGCCGTCATGCTGTTCGACGAATTGCTCCTGGTTGCCAGGCCCGCCTCGGTTCACGCCTTCAACAAGCTCCTCACCGTCGTCTCTCGCGCCCAGGGAAGGGGCTCCTCAACCTCTGTGCTCGTCGTCTCCCTCTTCAACCGGATGGCCCGTGCCTTCCCAAACAAGGTGGCTCCCGATGGGTTCACCTACAGCATCCTCATCGGTTGCTTCTGCCGCATGGGACGCTTGGAGCTTGGTTTCGCCTCCATCGGCCTCGCCCttgttgggatctttgcttcttagatgcccagacagggagcatgaacagtaggAAAGATGACAATGAAAACAGATGTCGAACTCTCCAATAATAattagaaaattcaaccctttacactgtggagagagggggactatttatacccctagccctcggccagggtttcctaaattgccccttcccaactcatttacagctcactcttaGCCGGTTCCTGGAtgaaattacaaggtgagaggttcataaatccgaccttctcacgtattcgggAGGTGTACAAATTCGACCTTCTCACATATTCACATTTTACTCACATGTCTACAACCGACGAAGGTTACAACAATCTTCGGGTACCTCCGGGAGTTTGAGCCATGAAGGTTCCATGAACGAGCAAACAACCGTCATCTTCGCTCCCGGCGGTGATCTCTTTCCCCGAAGGTCTTGGCCTTCGAGCTTATGCTTCCGGGTAGCCGTTTGTCACCTTCGTCTCCCGAAGGTGAGCGCCGAAGGTCTTGCTCTTAGACCTTTTGCTCCCGACCGGCGGTTTGTTTCCTTCGCCCACCGAAGGTTGTCACCGAAGGTCTTGGTCTTTAAGCCTGTGCTTCTGAGTGATCCTTCGTCACCTTCGGGTACGCTTACCCTCCTCTCGTTGGAGCCCTGTAAAagagttagggagcatttccgagggtaGGAGCTTGTCCcggaggtccaatccccaacagcagcccctcgagggcgaggtccgaagccgacggtccgaacccttgttaatgaagaagattgcgtgtaaccttcgggaagctcccgaGGAAAAATGTCTCCCGAACCGTCGGCTGCAATGGTCGGTTTTTGTTGTATACGTGTCGTTCTCTGATTGCGCCGCTTGGGCTGCCGTCTCCTCGGTTTTACCGCTGGAACTATTCCTTTTCACCGCCTATATAagcggaggaggggggggggtaaaACCTGTGCCCTCTCTAGCTTTGCTTTCCTTCGTCGCTTTTTGCTATAAAGCACTTTGTCCGAAGGTTCTGGTTTCGTGCGCGGTGAAGCTGCTCGTTTTCTTCGGTGTAAGTAACTTTGCGGCTCATGGCTCGCACTAAACAGACAGCGAGGTTGATCGAAGGTTCGTTTGAGCCTTTGTTtctaatttgactttgttttttatttaattttgtaGTTATGGCATTCATTAAGAGGGCGGTTCTCCGTACATACTCTGGTCCAGCTCCCGAAGGAGAGGCGGGTGAGGCCATGGAGATATTGAGCTAACGAATGCCCGAGTTTGGCTGCGCGCCAGATGTAGTTTCATACACCACAGTTCTAAAGGGTTTGTGCGACGAAAAGGGAGCTGAGGAGGCACTTGAGCTGCTCCACATGATGGCAGATGATGGAGGTGGTAGCTGCCCACCAAATGTCGTGTCGTACAATACCGTCGTCAATGGCTTGTTTAGAGATGGCCATGTGGACAGAGCTTACAGCCTATTTAGTGCAATGGATGACCGGGGGATTTTGCCAACTGTTGTGACCTACAGCATAGTCATTGATGGCTTGTGCAAAGCTCAAGCGGTTGATAGGGCTGAGGGTGTCCTTCAGCAGATGATTTATAAACGTGTCAAGCCAAATAATCGAACATATAATTGTCTGATCCATGGATATTGCTCTTCACGATAAGGGAAAGAGGTGGCTCGAATGCTCAAAGAAATGTCCGCACATGGTCATCAGCCAGATGTTGTCACATGTAATTTGTTGCTGGATTATCATTGCAAGAGTGGAAGATGCACAGAGGCTAGAAAGATGTTTGATTCTATAATTGAAAAGGACATAAAACCTAATGTAACTACATATAGCACTCTGCTTCATGGGTATGCCACCATAGGTGCTCTTTCTGATATGCATGGTCTCTTGGATTTAATGGCAGGAAATGGTATTTCACCTAATCATCATATCTTcaatataattatctatgcatATGGTAAAGGTGGTATGATAAATGAGGCAATGCATATCTTTGACCAAATGAGGCAGCAAGGGTCGAGTCCTAATGCAGTCAGCTACGGAGCAATAATAGATGCACTTTGCAAGTTGGGAAGAGTGGAAGAGTGGATGTTGAGACATCTCTATGTGACCTCTAAATTTGTTGGAGCGATTGTCTCTCCAATGCAGTTATTACGTCTGTCTCAAGCTCTAATTTACTTGCCATATTAATTATGCGGTCTCCGTTATTTATAGAAATGCCATCATGATAGTGGTCTGTAGTATCAGGCTCCGTTATTTTGCTGTGCTCATAACAAAAATCCATTTAGTCCCTTTAGTCCCTTTACATATAATCTTTCCCTCATTAATGACATATTCATAGTGCTCACGCTCTTGCCGCAAGACATTGGATAAATGTTAGAGCTTGGAACCAAGTGGGAGGTTTTATATCAAGAAAATAATAAGTTTGCTAAAAAGAAATTCCTTTTGCTGTGCTTGAATATGTGAAGTATTTTAAAGTCAACATACTTCCATTAATGACCATGGTTCATGGTTTAAGTTAATAATAGTATGGACAGTAGCAGAACAATTAATGCTCGAACTTATTCATGTTTAGAATAATTATAATTTAGTCCTGAGGCTGCACCACATGCAGTTCATATATCATATATGAACTAATTTTATAGTAATAGCAATAATATTCAATACATGTTTTGATTTGAAGAACATATTTCTTACAAGTCAAACTTGAGGAAAAAGATGATGTTGCAGTACAGAGATAGTTGAGCAATCATTAGTTTCTGACAGATACTTTGAGGAAGGGTATGTGGCATGAGTTCTAAATAAACATAGGAAGCAATTGTGCAACATTTCTTACCAGACCAAGATACTTAATGCATTGCTTCCTCGATCAGCTTTGCTCTTGGAAACTCTGGAGGGTCTATATCGTTCCCCTCTCCAGCGTAAAGCATATACATGACAATCACTCACTTAAATTATCATGCACTGAAACTGAACTGAATTCCTGGTATAAACAGAGATTCTGCCCTTAACTAAAATATCGGGTATGAGCAGAAATTCAGATATGCACATCCAACTCCCATCTTTCATGCAAATGGCACTGCTTTAGTCAAGAACAGAATCTGCCAATGTAACAAAATCTGGCTTTCACACCAGACATCGTAGTAGAAGTGCAGGTTGTGTCCAGATTTATGCCGTGGCTCGATCTATACAAGAACAAATGAATATTGCTACAAAGCGCTGCATCTGAGTGTATGAAACAATAGTATTATCACTCTATGAGGAGATGGACATGACTTGTCTGACGTCAATGGTGGACACTTCTATGATCACTGTTCACACATGACTGGAACTTTTGGGTTAACTGACACTGAAAGTAGCATctttacacacacacacacacacacactagtcGATGCCATTCCATTAAAAATCTTGAGAAGCGGAAACATTCAATAAATTACACTGGGTTTGGGTTGTAATAGGAGAGCTCTCGACGCACCCCAAGCCTGACATAGCAAAGACATTGAAATGGACCTGATAACTGATAATCTCTCCTTCAATCAAGATGAAATGTTTTACCTCTCATGGGGAAAAAATGGAAAACATGATTTATCCCCCTCAGCTTGCAGCACTGGTGTTGACGTGTTGTGCTCCATCTGCACTTCTATGGACCAGAAGAGAGAACATAACACAAGAATGTACTGGTTATTCATTTAAATATGTGCCTATCCTTTCCTAAAAAAAATTCCACACAAAAATGGACCAACCACTGCTTCATGAAGCTTGCCTTCTTTGATACACACGCATAAACTCTGATCTCTTTATTGCAGCAGTGCTATTGGCGAGAGAACAATGCCAAATAATCACATCTGCTGAATTGGCCATGCATGTTTCACCCATTCAGAGTATTCACCTTTCCATCAGGTCATGAATTGTGAGCACGGGATGCGTGGGTCGAGGCCTCGTGATCCTCGCTGGAAGTGATGGCAttcatttttcttcttcgtTCGCGTTTCAAATGAAGAAGACTAAACCTTAgtcttttagtttttttttctttgttttaaaGTTTGGTTTCTTGTATTTTTATCCCCTCATTTGAGGTTTGTAGTCTAAGAACTCTTGCGTTCATTTTGAATGTATATATCCACCATGTGGATATTAATTGTAGACCGATTTTATCCTTTGCCTAAAAAAATGTGGGAGGAAGGGCCCATGGGGGAAGAGATACAGAGCCACCTTCGCCTGTGGCCATGCCGCACCGGAATATTGCCGCGAAGGGTGATGAAttggaatttttatttttttaatatgattTTTATGGTAATTTTGGATTAATACTCCTATGAGGAACTCCAGAATTAGATCTGTATCGTCTGCCCAGCGGACGAAATTTAAATTTCGTCCGCCCAGCCGACGAAATTTGCCGATTTCGTCTTCCAAACGGACAGAATACAAAAATTTCATCCTCTAGATggacgaaaatatatttcatccAACCATTAGACGAAATATATATTTTCGTCCATGCATTAGTTCGTTGTGCATGACGAAATTGTAATTGTGCATGACAAAATTGTAATTTCATCTAATTTTTAGGCGAAAATAGATTTCGTCTACCCGGTGGACGAACTCTCAATTTTCATCCACCGGGTAGACAAAATCTATAATTTTCGTCTACCCAGCACgcaaaatttagtttgctttatttttttcaatttagacctttttgttgttgttttgaACATTTGTCGCCGTAGAGTTATTGTTTTTGCATACAACTTTTCGACTTATAGGTAGGTTGATCATGCGGACGATAAACATTTtggatagtttttttttattttgtactcTTTATTTTGTAGGGTTTTTACTTTCTGCATCCTGAAGTTCATATTTTTTCAGTTGGAACTTGAATAGGTTGGTTatgttttctcaaaaaaaacaaatgtaTCCTTTGTAGTGCTCCACAAAACTGGTGGACGAAATCTCAATTTTCATCCGCCGCACCCTGCTGCTGCACCCACCCGCCGAGAGGAATGGATGAGAGAGAGGGAGCGGTGAGAGAGGGACGTGTAAGAGAAGACAGGATAACGGGTGTAGTGGGTGCACGAAATCAACAAAATTTGGACGGGATAACGGGTGTAGTGGGTGGACGAAATCAACAAAATTTGGACGGAATAACGGGTGTAGTAATGGGTGGACAAAATCAACAAAATTTGCACTGATTTCGTCCAACCGTAAGACAAAATTAGATTTCGTCAACGCATTGGATGAAATATTGTGGCCCACGTTCAAATCGATCGATTGGTCAGAAGACAAATTTAAATTTAGTCTACAGTAGATGAAATTACCTAATTTCGTTTGCTAGATGgatgaaatttaaatttcgtCTACAGGGTAGACGAAATTACCTAATTCAGGTCTGGTTCTGGAATTCCTCTTATCCAGGGTATTAATCCATATTtatcataaaaataatattttaaaaaataaaaattcaatGAATTGTGGGCGCCGCGGTCCGTCCTCCGGTACTCGCTGCACGAATCAAAGGAGTGTGGAGCTTATTGGTGCTAGGGCTTGAGCTAGGGTTGGACGGATGATGGCCGTTCGGTGCTAGGGAGGACGACGGACAGGCGGGCGGGGAGGAGCGAAGGTGGAGGAGAATAAGAATAATCACGAACTGATAAAGGTAAAATATTGAGGGGGTAATATGAAAATATTTGGATCAAGATTAATAATCACGGTCAAATTTGGGGCTCGATGAAAATATTTAGAGGGTAATATGCAAATATTCAAGAAATGGGTGTCAAGGctaaaaaaatatcaaactCAGCTCAATCAGGTGACGTGGActaataattaaaatatattagcctatcaacccgtgccCCACACAAGCTAATTAGAAttcatataaaaaataaagattATAGCTAATAACTATAATTATATCTCACGCTCTCTTCCttttattaaatattctaaaatATACTCTAAAAAATACATATTATCATTATCTtgttgcaatagatttcattttgcataaCGCCTCTGTATgcgtttgatatatatttaattgaaccatttgttggtgaattagtattcttatctcttttatcgtacatgaatacatggtgacacatggtatatttataattttatagtGGTGAATTTAAATATTTTGTAATACAgtaatataatttagattcagatttagcggttactttaaattttaataatgatataactggataatttatatgcaaatttagaggattatttgcattatttttataatgacatttgggggtaatttacatgatgattaggggggttactttagatttctTTTATTgtggtagaggtgggtaatttagatatatatttaaagggttactttagtctatttttataatgatagaggtgggtaatttattaagaAAGATAAGAAATCCAACGACTATTATGATTatagttgttggattgatggttggatgtttcttattttttgagaatttttaaattttctctttttttaattGTCCACCTAGGATCTAGGTGGCTTTACATGGATACTTAAAAGAAGTCTCtataattagtaatagtaagatgacCAACGAAAGAAAATCAAGTAACAATGTTTTAGGATCTGTGTATTTGGATTGCAGTAGAATGGAATCGGCCATAACCAGAGCCCCAatctgttgacacagaatcgcgccaacacactcgaatgcgctagaacgcacaATGAcagtcaaaacgatcaacacagccaaaaccctgggcggaccggtttgaacggtttcgccgaccggtctgaccggtgcaagcagGGAGCTCGCGAatacctagaacagcgagctcgggagggaccccgtcgaagCTCGTcaacgtagggttgctctgaggtcagcagaccactcagaatgtcttgaaacgccgtcgagacgaaggaagaaagcaatctagggttggaaaaggctagggtttgagagataaaaagtaatgcggtttttgtattgattcgattgggaataccctCAATCGGTCGTGGCCCTTCACATATATATatcttataacaaattcatcaaaggaaGAAATAACATTGAGGCACttgtcaagatatgcatttaaatatcCATTGTATCATTAGCATACCTTGAATACTTGTTGCACCACCAAAAGTGAATCACCAAAGGCTTTAACATGTTTCACGCCCATAAATTGCagaaattccaagccaaataagaccgcttcatactcaacttgttTATTTGTGCAATCCTCTTTtgatcggtttgagaactcaaaaataccaccacttggagaaatcaagacagcaccaattccttgatcatcatcacaaaccgatctatCGAAATATaatttccatggtgtgcaagtaacatagccgacTTACAAATCATGcttatcattaatccgatgctcaacaatgaaatctggtacaatttggcctctcatagatttcaaggattcacaagccaaatcatattcaattaaagcataagcccactcgTCGATTCTATCATTTAAAATCATCTTTTGTAACATGCGCTTGAGCACATctgtttgacatactactatgcaagtactagatagtagataatgcctcaatttggtacaagcataatagagaGACAAGCATAACTTCTCAGTAAaagtataccttgtctccgcatcaataagtcgtcggcttatataagtgatgacatactccttgtcttcggttcttgagtcaaaacagccccaacgACATTATCTTCaacagccacataaagcctgaaaggaacccctctcct
This genomic interval from Panicum virgatum strain AP13 chromosome 8K, P.virgatum_v5, whole genome shotgun sequence contains the following:
- the LOC120646513 gene encoding E3 ubiquitin-protein ligase RDUF1-like, with translation MAARPPLISPRGSPRAAGSAASAVAGLPEMMATTGGDGEETCCAVCREGYEAGDALRTMPCAPVFHGECIVEWLSVSSFCPLCRFKLPTQAEEDAAAQHQQPASQLG